The proteins below are encoded in one region of Methanofollis aquaemaris:
- the coaBC gene encoding bifunctional phosphopantothenoylcysteine decarboxylase/phosphopantothenate--cysteine ligase CoaBC has protein sequence MSDGGRLSGKTVVLAVTGSIAAVETVKLAHELRRRGAGVQVVMSGAACGIIHPDALTYATGREAITRCTGMVEHVVYCGEGGCADLLLVAPCTANTIGKIAVGIDDTPVTTFATTALGRGMPVVVVPAMHESMYRHPGVVENLEKLRGWGIDVVPPRIEEEKAKIAGIEEIVLHVERALSGRPLAGRRVVVTSGACAEPVDDVRVLTTRSTGRMGRALALEAFRLGADVTIVHAGPSVPCVENIHVDTAAEMMEAALSAVRAGADYYISAAAISDFAPVRASGKIPSGAPVDLALRPLPKVLDAVLESFEGMAVAFKLGWAEEARARAMIEETGVSMVVMNTPPAMGATGGTFEILTAAGKTPVSGTKEEVAEAIWSALL, from the coding sequence ATGAGTGATGGCGGAAGGCTGAGCGGAAAGACGGTTGTGCTGGCGGTCACCGGGAGCATCGCCGCCGTCGAGACGGTGAAACTCGCCCACGAACTCCGGCGCCGCGGTGCGGGAGTGCAGGTGGTGATGAGCGGGGCGGCGTGCGGGATCATCCACCCGGACGCCCTCACCTATGCCACCGGGCGGGAGGCGATCACGAGATGCACCGGAATGGTGGAGCATGTCGTCTACTGCGGAGAAGGCGGGTGTGCCGACCTCCTCCTCGTCGCCCCCTGCACGGCAAATACGATCGGCAAGATCGCCGTCGGGATCGACGATACCCCGGTGACCACCTTCGCCACGACGGCCCTGGGCCGCGGGATGCCGGTGGTGGTCGTGCCGGCGATGCATGAGAGCATGTACCGCCACCCCGGCGTGGTGGAGAACCTTGAGAAGCTCCGCGGGTGGGGGATCGATGTGGTCCCGCCCAGGATCGAGGAGGAGAAGGCAAAGATCGCGGGCATCGAGGAGATTGTTCTCCATGTCGAGCGCGCCCTCTCCGGCCGACCGCTTGCGGGCAGGCGGGTGGTCGTCACCAGCGGCGCCTGTGCCGAACCGGTCGATGATGTCAGGGTGCTCACCACCAGGTCGACCGGGCGGATGGGCCGGGCACTGGCCCTGGAGGCCTTCAGGCTCGGGGCGGATGTGACGATAGTCCACGCGGGGCCGTCGGTGCCGTGCGTGGAAAATATTCATGTGGATACGGCGGCCGAGATGATGGAGGCCGCCCTCTCGGCGGTGCGGGCGGGCGCCGACTATTATATCTCGGCGGCGGCGATCTCCGACTTCGCCCCGGTGCGGGCGTCGGGAAAGATCCCGAGCGGGGCGCCGGTGGACCTCGCCCTCCGTCCCCTCCCGAAGGTGCTCGACGCCGTGCTCGAAAGTTTCGAGGGGATGGCGGTCGCCTTCAAACTCGGGTGGGCCGAGGAAGCACGGGCACGGGCAATGATCGAGGAGACTGGAGTGAGCATGGTGGTGATGAATACGCCGCCCGCGATGGGAGCGACGGGTGGAACATTTGAGATCCTGACGGCCGCGGGGAAGACCCCGGTCTCAGGGACCAAAGAGGAGGTTGCAGAGGCGATATGGTCCGCACTGCTGTAG
- a CDS encoding pantoate kinase → MVRTAVAFCPGHISGYFKKVAGETPETTGSLGAGIVVDEGVRAVASAADRLDVVIRRVDRNGRTLAESVGAPPVEYLMTELGVAARVETTCRLPIGSGFGLSAAALLASATALDALFDLGLGGEGIAALAHRAEVVHNTGLGDVAACQGGGVVCREGPGTAARITRVMTDETIYALSFGPLPTPEVIGSPEQLARVAAAFPPECPRDLAELFAFSRAFAEKSGLVRPEVRAALDACDETGVPASMTMLGLGVFAAGEGAGEVLAGFGELFPLKVAHEGFRLVEVRES, encoded by the coding sequence ATGGTCCGCACTGCTGTAGCCTTCTGTCCGGGGCACATCTCCGGATATTTCAAGAAGGTGGCCGGCGAGACGCCGGAGACGACCGGGAGCCTTGGTGCCGGGATCGTCGTCGACGAAGGGGTCAGGGCGGTGGCGTCCGCGGCCGATCGTCTCGACGTAGTGATCAGGCGGGTCGACCGGAACGGTCGGACACTTGCCGAGTCGGTGGGTGCGCCGCCGGTCGAGTATCTGATGACCGAACTCGGGGTCGCTGCCAGGGTGGAGACGACCTGCCGTCTCCCGATCGGCTCGGGTTTCGGGCTCTCGGCGGCGGCGCTCCTTGCCTCGGCCACGGCCCTCGACGCTCTCTTCGACCTCGGCCTCGGGGGGGAGGGGATCGCGGCCCTCGCCCACCGGGCCGAGGTGGTGCACAACACCGGGCTTGGCGATGTGGCGGCCTGCCAGGGTGGCGGCGTGGTCTGTCGGGAAGGGCCGGGGACCGCCGCCCGGATCACGAGGGTGATGACCGACGAGACGATCTATGCTCTCTCCTTCGGGCCGCTCCCCACCCCCGAGGTGATCGGTTCTCCCGAGCAACTTGCCAGGGTGGCCGCGGCCTTTCCACCCGAATGTCCCCGCGATCTTGCCGAACTCTTCGCCTTCTCGCGCGCCTTCGCCGAGAAGAGCGGGTTGGTGAGGCCTGAGGTGCGTGCGGCCCTCGACGCCTGCGACGAGACGGGGGTGCCGGCAAGCATGACGATGCTGGGGCTCGGAGTCTTTGCCGCCGGTGAAGGTGCCGGCGAGGTGCTCGCCGGTTTCGGCGAACTGTTCCCCCTCAAGGTGGCACACGAGGGGTTCAGACTGGTGGAGGTGCGTGAATCATGA